CGGCCGCGGTCGCGGCTGCGACATCTGCAAGCCGGTGGTCGCCTCGATCCTGGCCTCCCAGGGCAACGGCCACATCCTGTCCGGTGAGCAGTCGGCACTGCAGGACACCAACGACCACGTGCTGGCCAACCTGCAGAAGGACGGCTCCTACTCGGTGGTGCCCCGCATCGCCGGCGGCGAGGTCACCCCCGAGGGCCTGATCGCCATCGGGGAGGTGGCCCGCGACTTCGGTCTCTACACCAAGATCACCGGCGGGCAGCGGATCGACCTCTTCGGCGTCCGGCTGGAGCAGCTGCCGTCGGTCTGGAAGCGCCTGATCGACGCCGGGTTCGAGTCCGGGCACGCCTACGGCAAGTCGCTGCGCACGGTGAAGTCCTGCGTCGGGTCGACCTGGTGCCGCTACGGCGTCCAGGACTCCGTCGGTCTGGCGGTGGCGCTGGAGCTGCGCTACCGGGGGCTGCGCTCCCCGCACAAGATCAAGCTCGGCGTCTCCGGCTGCGCCCGCGAGTGCGCCGAGGCCCGCGGCAAGGACGTCGGGGTGATCGCCACCGACCAGGGCTGGAACCTCTACGTCGGCGGCAACGGCGGGGCCACCCCGCGCCACGCCCAGCTGCTGGCCGGGGACCTGGACACCGACACGCTGGTCCGGACCATCGACCGCTTCCTGATGTACTACGTCCGCTCCGCCGACCGGCTGCAGCGCACCGCCGTCTGGATGCAGGAGGTGGAGGGCGGGCTGGACCACGTCCGCGACGTGGTGCTCGGGGACTCCCTGGGCATCGGCGCTGACCTGGACGAGGCCATGGCGCACCACGTCGAGGCCTACGGCGACGAGTGGGCCGCCGTGCTGGCCGACCCCGAGCAGCTGCGGAAGTTCAGCGCCTTCGTGAACGCCCCCGACCACGTCGACGAGGCCCTGCAGTACGTCCCCGAGCGCGGCCAGATCCGCCCCGCCACCGACACCGACCGCTCCTCCGGCGCCGTCCTGATCGCCGGAGCTGACCTGGAGGTACGACGATGAGCCTGGACACCGCACCCCTCACCACCCCGGGCACCACCGGGGAGACCGTCGTGGTCTGCTCCCTGGCCGAGCTCGTCCCCGAGCGCGGGGTGGCCGCGCTGGTCGACGGCCGGCAGGTCGCGCTGTTCCGGATGGTCGACGACACCGTCCTCGCCGTCCAGCAGCACGACCCCTACTCCGGGGCGAACGTGATGTCCCGTGGTCTGGTGGGCACCCGGGGTGACCGCTGGACCGTGGCCTCCCCGATGTACAAGCAGGTCTTCGACCTGGCCACCGGGGAGTGCCTGGAGACCCAGGGGAAGACGCCCACCCGGCTGCTGACCTGGTCGGTGGTCTGCGAGGACGGTCTGGTGCGCGTCGGCCTGCAGCCCCGGGGTCGGTGACGTGGTGCTGTCGGTCGAGCTGACCGGTCGCGACGTGCTGGTGGCCGGCGGCGGCCCCGCCGCCGCCGGGCTCGCCGGTGAGCTGCTCGAGCAGGGCGCGGTGGTCACGGTGGCTGCCGCCGAGCTGTGCGAGGACCTGCGGGACCTGCTGGCGGCCGGCCGGGTGCGCTGGCACGCCGCCGACGCCACGCCCACCGACCTGGCCGGACGGTGGCTGGTGGCCCTGGCCACCGGCGGCGGCCTGTCCGACGCCCGGCTGGCCGCGGCCGCCGAGGAGCGGCGGGTCCTCACCGTGCGGGCCCCCTCCGCCGCACCCCTCCCGCCGGCGAGGACCGGGCCGGGACGGGTGGTGCTGGTCGGGGGCGGCCCGGGGGCGGAGGACCTGATCACCGTCCGCGGGCTCCGCTGGCTGGAGCGCGCCGACGTGGTGGTGACCGACCGGCTGGGGCCGAGCACGCTGCTGCGCCGGCTGCCGGCCGGCGTCGAGGTGGTGGACGTGGGCAAGACCCCGGGCGCGCACAAGGTGTCCCAGACCGAGATCAACCAGGTGCTGGTGGACCAGGCCCGGCTGGGCCGCACGGTGGTCCGGCTCAAGGGGGGCGACCCGTTCCTGTTCGGCCGCGGCGGTGAGGAGTGGCTGGCCTGCCGGGAGGCCGGTGTCGAGGTCGAGGTGGTGCCCGGAGTGAGCAGCGCCCTCTCCGTGCCGGCCCTGGCCGGGGTGCCGGTGACCCACCGCGGGCTGGCCACCGGCGTCCTGGTCGAGCACGGCCACGGCGAGCTGAGCGGTGCCGCGGTGCGCGCGGTGGTCACCGGCGAGGCCACCCTGGTGGTGCTGATGGGGATGGCGCTGCTGGGTCGCCACGTGCAGCGGCTGCTGGACGCAGGGGCCGACCCGGACACGCCGGCCGCAGTGGTCGAGCGCGGCAGCACGCCGGAGGAGCGCTCGGTGCGCGCTCCCCTGGCCGGGCTGGTCGAGGCCGTCGCGGCCGGTGGTCTGGCGGCCCCCGCGGTGGTCGTGGTCGGCGCCGTGGTGCGGGCGCTGTCCCCGGGCGAAGAGAATGGGGCATGACCTCAGCACTGGATCCGGTGATGGCGGGCTGCGTCGTGCTGGTGACCGCCGACCGCCGCTCCGGTGAGCTGGCCTCGGCCCTGACCCGGCGCGGGGCCACCGTCCGGCACGCCCCCGCCCTCAGCATCGTCCCCCACCAGGAGGACGAGCAGCTGGTCGCCGACACCCGCGCGCTGCTCGCCGACCCGCCCGACGTGCTGGTGGTGACCACCGGCATCGGGCTGCGGGGCTGGATCGAGGCCGCCGACGTGGCCGGGCTGGCCGACGAGCTGGTCAGCACCCTGGCCGGGGCCCGGATCATCGCCCGCGGTCCCAAGGCCCGCGGCGCGATCCAGGCCGCCGGGCTGCAGGCGGACTGGGTGGCGGAGTCGGAGACGTCGGCGGAGATCCTCGAGCTGCTGCTGGACGAGGGCGTCACCGGGACCTCGATCGCGGTGCAGCACCACGGTGCCGGGGCCGACGGCCTGGACACCGAGCTGGCGGCGGCCGGGGCGAGCGTGCGGAGCCTGGTGGTCTACCGCTGGGGTCCTCCGCCGGACCCGGTGGCGGTGCGCGAGTCGGTGCTGGCCGCCGCCCGTGGCGAGCTGGACGCCGTCGTCTTCACCTCCGCCCCGGGCGCGGCGGCCTGGCTGGCGGCCGTCGTCGAGCAGGGCGTGCTGGAGGCGGTGGTGGAGCGGACCCGCGCCGGCTGCCTGGTGGCGGCGGCCGTCGGCCCGGTCACCGCGCGGCCGCTGCAGGAGCACGGGATCGAGCCGCTGGTGCCGGAGCGGGGGCGGCTGGGGGCGCTGGTCCGCACCCTGATCCACCACTTCGAGCAGGCGGCCACCACCGCGGTGGGGACCCGGCAGGGACCGTTGCAGGTGCGTCGGACGGTGGCGCTGCTGGACGGCCACGTGCTGCCGGTCTCGCCCAGCGGCCTGGAGGTGCTCCGCGCCCTGGCCGACGCGCGCGGCGGGGTGGTGTCGCGGGAGGAGCTGCTGCGGGTGCTCCCCGGGGACTCCTCGGACCCGCACACCGCCGAGGTCGCGGTGGCCCGGCTGCGCGAGGCGGTCGGGCGCGACCTGGTCCAGACGGTGGTCCGCCGCGGCTACCGGCTCGCCGTCGGGGAGACGGTGGGCGGCTAACCCTCCAGCACCTCACCGGTGGCGGTGTTGACCGCCTCCCCGCGTGGCTCCTCGACCAGCGCGGTGGCGATGGTGGTCGCCAGCCGGGGTCCGATGCCGGGCACCTGGGCGATCTCCTCCGGCGTGGCGGCACGCATCTTCCGCATCGAGCCGAAGTGGTTGACCAGCGCCTTGCGGCGGATCTCGCCCAGCCCCGCCACCTGGTCCAGCGCGGACTCCACCATGGTCTTGCTGCGCCGGCCCCGGTGGTGGGTGATGGCGAAGCGGTGGGCCTCGTCACGGATGCGCTGCAGCAGGTAGAGCCCCTCGCTGGTGCGGGGCAGGATCACCGGGTACTCCTCCCCCGGCACCCACACCTCCTCCAGCCGCTTGGCCAACCCGCAGAGGGCCACGTCGGTGATCCCCAGCTCGGCCAGCGCCTGCTCCGCGGCCGCCACCTGCGGCGGTCCGCCGTCGACCACCACCAGCGACGGGGTGTAGGCGAACTTCCGCGGCGCCCCGGTGGTGGGGTCGATCAGCAGCGGGCCGTCGGGGTCATCGGGGTCGGTGAGCTCGCGCCGCTCCTCCAGCAGCCGGCGGAAGCGGCGGGTGATCACCTCGTGCATCGAGGCGACGTCGTTCTGCCCGTCGACGCCGCGGATCACGAAGCGCCGGTACTCCCCCTTGCGGGCCAGACCGTCCTCGAAGACGACCATCGAGGCGACCACCTCGGTGCCCTGCAGGTTCGAGACGTCGTAGCACTCGATCCGCAGCGGCACCTCGGGCAGGTCGAGGGCCTGCTGGATCTCCTCCAGCGCCCGGTTCCGGGTGGAGAGGTCGCTGGCCCGCTTGGTCTTGTGCCGCACCAGGGCCTCCGCGGCGTTCTGACCCACCGTCTCCATCAGGGTGCGCTTGTCACCGCGCTGAGGCACCCGCAGCGAGACCGCCGAGCCGCGCAGCCCGCTGAGCCACTCGTGCAGGGTGGGGTCCGTCGGCAGCACCGGGACCAGGATCTCCTTGGGCACGGGGCTGCCGGTGTCGGCGGTGCGGGCCTCGTCGTCGGCGTAGAGCTGGACCAGGAAGGCCTGGATCAGCTCCGGGGTGGTGCTGTCGTCCATCCGGTCCGCCACCCAGCCGCGCTCGCCCCGGATGCGTCCGCCGCGGACGTGGAAGACCTGGACCGCGACCTCGAGCGGGTCCTCGGCCAGGGCGATCACGTCGGCGTCGGTGCCGTCGGCGAAGACGACCGCGTTCTTCTCCATCGCCCGGCGCAGCGCCCCGATGTCGTCGCGCAGCCGGGCCGCCCGCTCGTACTCCATGGTCTGGGAGGCCTGCTTCATCTCCCGCTCCAGACGGCGGATCAGCGGGCCGGACTGGCCGCCGACGAAGCTGCAGAAGTCGTCCACGATGGCGCGGTGCTGCTCGGCGTCCACCCGGTTCACGCAGGGGGCGGCGCACTTGTCGATGTAGCCGAGCAGGCAGGGCCGGCCGGTCTGGGCGGCGTTGCGGAAGACGCCCTTGGTGCAGGAGCGCATCGGGAAGACGCGCAGCAGCAGGTCCATCGTCTCCCGGATGGCCCAGGCGTGGCTGTAGGGGCCGTAGTAGCGGGTGCCCTTGCGCTTGGGTCCGCGGCCGACGAAGACCCGGGGGAACTCCTCGGACCAGGTGACGGCCAGCCAGGGGTAGGACTTGTCGTCGCGGTACTTGACGTTGAAGCGGGGGTCGAACTCCTTGATCCAGGCGAACTCCAGCTGCAGCGCCTCGACCTCGGTCTGCACCACCGTCCAGTCGACCCGGGCGGCGGTCATCACCATGGTCTGGGTGCGGTGGTGCAGGGAGGCCGGGTCGGCGAAGTAGGAGTTCAGCCGCTGGCGCAGGCTCTTGGCCTTGCCCACGTAGATGACCCGGCCGTGGGCGTCGCTGAACCGGTAGACCCCGGGGTTGGTGGGGATGGAGCCGGGGGCGGGCCGGTAGGTGGAGGGATCGGGCACCCGCCCACCTTAGGACGCGGCTCCGACAGTCTCCTCCTCCGCGGCCGGGGGCCACCAGGTGGGCCCGTCGGCGCTCAGGTCGAGGACCAGGGGCCCCGTGCCGGGAGCGTGCAGCACCACCTGCTGGTCGGTCGGGGAGGTGACGCCCAGCCGCTGCACCGCCCCGTCGCGCCAGGTCAGGTCGAGCACCAGCCCGCCCCGGGCGCGCACCCCGCGCAGCGACCCCGAGGACCACTCCGCCGGGAGGCAGGGCAGCAGGTCCAGCACCGGACGTCCGCGGTCGAGCTCGGAGGACTGCACCAGCATCTCCAGCACCCCGGCGGCGACGCCGAAGTTGCCGTCGATCTGGAACGGCGGGTGGGCGCAGAGCAGGTTGCGGTAGACCCCGCCGGCCACCGCGGTCTGGCCGTGGCGGTCGTCGGTGCCGTCGTCGACCTGGGTGAGGTAGTGGCCCAGGCTGGCCACCGCAGCGGGGACGTCGGCCAGCCGCGCGTGCAGCGCCACCCGCCAGGCGATGGACCAGCCGGTGGAGTGGCTGCCCCGCAGCCGCAGCGTCTCGGCCACCGCCTCCAGCCGGGCCCGGTGGTCGGGGTCGTGTCGGTGCAGGGCGTCTCCGGGGTGCACGTCGTAGAGGTGGGACTGGTGGCGATGGGCGGGCTCGGCCTCGGGCAGGTCGGAGTGCCACTCCGGGTAGGTCCCGCGGGCGGTGGGCTCGGGCAGCGGCAGCCGGGCCAGGGCGTCCGCCACCTGGCGACGTCGGTCGGGGTCGACCGGCGGGTCGGCCGGGACGTCGTCGCCCCGGCCGAGCAGCTCCGCGCAGGTGGTCCAGGTCCGCAGCAGGTCCCGGGCCAGGGCCAGGTCCATGGTGGAGGAGACGGTCACCGCGGCGGAGCCGGAGGTGGTCAGGAAGCGGTTCTCCGGGGAGGTGGAGGGCGCCGTGCCCAGCGTGCCGTCGGGGAGCACCACCAGCCAGGAGAGGACGAACTCCACCGCCCCGTCGACCAGCGGCCAGCCGCGCGAGAGCAGCAGCCCCGGATCACCGGTGTAGCGGTGGTGCTCGGCCAGCTGGCGCAGCAGCCACGGTCCGGCCATCGGCCAGGCCGCCCAGCAGGGATCGGAGTCGCCCTGGCCGACCGGCATCGAGTACCCCCAGACGTCGGAGTTGTGGTGCGCGGCCCAGCCGGGACGGCCGTAGACGCGGCGGGCGGTCTCCCGGCCCGTGCGGGCGATGTCCTCGACCAGCCCGTGCAGCGGCTCGGCGCACTCGAGCAGGTTGCCCGGGGCGGCCAGCCAGTAGTTCATCTCGGTGTTGATGTTGACCGTGTAGTTGCTGCTCCACGGCGGCTGCAGCAGCCGGTTCCAGATCCCCTGCAGGTTGCTGGCCCGTGACCCGGGCCGGGAGGAGGCGATCATCAGGTACCGGCCGAGCTGGACGGCGAGGGTCACCAGCGCGGGGCTGACGTCACCGCCCCGAGCCCGGGCCAGCAGCGCGTCGGTGTCGTCGTCGGGCTGGTCGGTGCCGTCGCCGAGGACCAGCTCCAGACGGTCGAAGAGGGCGCGGTGGTCGGCCTCGTGCTCGGCCCTGAGGCCGGCCACGTCGCGCCCCGCCACCGCGTCGGCCCGGTCGCGGACGTCGGCGAGCACCTCGTCCACGCGTCCGTGCGGCGGGGTGGCGGCGTCCACGAAGTCCGAGCCGGTGGTCACCACCAGGGTGAGCCGGGTGGAGGCGGTCACCTGCAGCCGCCCCGGACCGGCGGGGTCGTCGGGGCCGGTGACGGTGAGCGCGCCGTCGGTGCGGACCCGGACGGCCAGCGCCGCGGTGACGGCCCGACCGGGAGCGGGGTCGAACCGGATCGGGTCGTCGGTGCGCTCGTGGCTGGGCCAGACGTCGCTGGGCATCCGGCTGACCAGGGTGAGCCCGTCCTCGTCGGTCTCCACCCGGCAGAAGCCGAGGCCGGCGTGCGCGGCGGTGAGCAGCACCCGGACGTCGGTGGGCCGCTCCCAGCGGTGCTCGGCGACCACCGCCCCGGCCGGGGCGCTGACGAACGCCTCCACCTCCCCCGTGCCGGTGGGACCGTCGGTCTGCCACCGGGCCACCCCGGTGGACAGGTCCAGCCGGCGGTGCAGCAGCCGGGTGGTCGGGTCGGTGACCACGGTGAGGGCGGCCAACGGCTGGTAGGACTGGCTGTGGCCGTGCTGGACCTTG
The sequence above is a segment of the Auraticoccus monumenti genome. Coding sequences within it:
- the nirD gene encoding nitrite reductase small subunit NirD, with translation MSLDTAPLTTPGTTGETVVVCSLAELVPERGVAALVDGRQVALFRMVDDTVLAVQQHDPYSGANVMSRGLVGTRGDRWTVASPMYKQVFDLATGECLETQGKTPTRLLTWSVVCEDGLVRVGLQPRGR
- the cobA gene encoding uroporphyrinogen-III C-methyltransferase, translated to MVLSVELTGRDVLVAGGGPAAAGLAGELLEQGAVVTVAAAELCEDLRDLLAAGRVRWHAADATPTDLAGRWLVALATGGGLSDARLAAAAEERRVLTVRAPSAAPLPPARTGPGRVVLVGGGPGAEDLITVRGLRWLERADVVVTDRLGPSTLLRRLPAGVEVVDVGKTPGAHKVSQTEINQVLVDQARLGRTVVRLKGGDPFLFGRGGEEWLACREAGVEVEVVPGVSSALSVPALAGVPVTHRGLATGVLVEHGHGELSGAAVRAVVTGEATLVVLMGMALLGRHVQRLLDAGADPDTPAAVVERGSTPEERSVRAPLAGLVEAVAAGGLAAPAVVVVGAVVRALSPGEENGA
- a CDS encoding uroporphyrinogen-III synthase, with amino-acid sequence MTSALDPVMAGCVVLVTADRRSGELASALTRRGATVRHAPALSIVPHQEDEQLVADTRALLADPPDVLVVTTGIGLRGWIEAADVAGLADELVSTLAGARIIARGPKARGAIQAAGLQADWVAESETSAEILELLLDEGVTGTSIAVQHHGAGADGLDTELAAAGASVRSLVVYRWGPPPDPVAVRESVLAAARGELDAVVFTSAPGAAAWLAAVVEQGVLEAVVERTRAGCLVAAAVGPVTARPLQEHGIEPLVPERGRLGALVRTLIHHFEQAATTAVGTRQGPLQVRRTVALLDGHVLPVSPSGLEVLRALADARGGVVSREELLRVLPGDSSDPHTAEVAVARLREAVGRDLVQTVVRRGYRLAVGETVGG
- the uvrC gene encoding excinuclease ABC subunit UvrC, coding for MPDPSTYRPAPGSIPTNPGVYRFSDAHGRVIYVGKAKSLRQRLNSYFADPASLHHRTQTMVMTAARVDWTVVQTEVEALQLEFAWIKEFDPRFNVKYRDDKSYPWLAVTWSEEFPRVFVGRGPKRKGTRYYGPYSHAWAIRETMDLLLRVFPMRSCTKGVFRNAAQTGRPCLLGYIDKCAAPCVNRVDAEQHRAIVDDFCSFVGGQSGPLIRRLEREMKQASQTMEYERAARLRDDIGALRRAMEKNAVVFADGTDADVIALAEDPLEVAVQVFHVRGGRIRGERGWVADRMDDSTTPELIQAFLVQLYADDEARTADTGSPVPKEILVPVLPTDPTLHEWLSGLRGSAVSLRVPQRGDKRTLMETVGQNAAEALVRHKTKRASDLSTRNRALEEIQQALDLPEVPLRIECYDVSNLQGTEVVASMVVFEDGLARKGEYRRFVIRGVDGQNDVASMHEVITRRFRRLLEERRELTDPDDPDGPLLIDPTTGAPRKFAYTPSLVVVDGGPPQVAAAEQALAELGITDVALCGLAKRLEEVWVPGEEYPVILPRTSEGLYLLQRIRDEAHRFAITHHRGRRSKTMVESALDQVAGLGEIRRKALVNHFGSMRKMRAATPEEIAQVPGIGPRLATTIATALVEEPRGEAVNTATGEVLEG
- a CDS encoding glycosyl hydrolase family 95 catalytic domain-containing protein; amino-acid sequence: MPTATPALSSTTPALSWNDGFPLGNGRTGVMVHGEAGEVRWDLNDDTCWSGSPATTAGRPASDEPSPEVVERVRQALLDGDVETAEREIRKVQHGHSQSYQPLAALTVVTDPTTRLLHRRLDLSTGVARWQTDGPTGTGEVEAFVSAPAGAVVAEHRWERPTDVRVLLTAAHAGLGFCRVETDEDGLTLVSRMPSDVWPSHERTDDPIRFDPAPGRAVTAALAVRVRTDGALTVTGPDDPAGPGRLQVTASTRLTLVVTTGSDFVDAATPPHGRVDEVLADVRDRADAVAGRDVAGLRAEHEADHRALFDRLELVLGDGTDQPDDDTDALLARARGGDVSPALVTLAVQLGRYLMIASSRPGSRASNLQGIWNRLLQPPWSSNYTVNINTEMNYWLAAPGNLLECAEPLHGLVEDIARTGRETARRVYGRPGWAAHHNSDVWGYSMPVGQGDSDPCWAAWPMAGPWLLRQLAEHHRYTGDPGLLLSRGWPLVDGAVEFVLSWLVVLPDGTLGTAPSTSPENRFLTTSGSAAVTVSSTMDLALARDLLRTWTTCAELLGRGDDVPADPPVDPDRRRQVADALARLPLPEPTARGTYPEWHSDLPEAEPAHRHQSHLYDVHPGDALHRHDPDHRARLEAVAETLRLRGSHSTGWSIAWRVALHARLADVPAAVASLGHYLTQVDDGTDDRHGQTAVAGGVYRNLLCAHPPFQIDGNFGVAAGVLEMLVQSSELDRGRPVLDLLPCLPAEWSSGSLRGVRARGGLVLDLTWRDGAVQRLGVTSPTDQQVVLHAPGTGPLVLDLSADGPTWWPPAAEEETVGAAS